From Cannabis sativa cultivar Pink pepper isolate KNU-18-1 chromosome 8, ASM2916894v1, whole genome shotgun sequence, a single genomic window includes:
- the LOC115700343 gene encoding transcription initiation factor IIF subunit beta, with the protein MEDDGSSGSSSNLDTNKSERAVWLMKCPVVVAKTWQSHPPSDPHPLAKVVLSLDPLQSDDPSSLQFTMEMAGAESGNKPKSYSLNMFKDFVPMCVFSETSQGGKVAVAGKVEHKFDMKPHGENLEEYGKLCRERTNKSMIRNRQIQVIDNDRGVHMRPMPGMIGFITSNSKDKKRTAPVKQSEMKRTRRDRGELEDIMFKLFERQPNWALKQLVQETDQPAQFLKEILNELCVYNKRGTNQGTYELKPEYKKSVEDSNAE; encoded by the exons ATGGAAGACGATGGTAGCAGCGGAAGTAGCAGTAACTTGGACACTAACAAGTCAGAGAGGGCGGTTTGGCTGATGAAGTGTCCGGTGGTGGTGGCCAAAACATGGCAGTCTCACCCTCCCTCCGATCCTCACCCTCTTGCCAAAGTCGTACTCTCTCTCGATCCTCTTCAATCCGATGATCCTTCTTCTCTCCAG TTTACAATGGAAATGGCTGGTGCTGAGTCTGGAAATAAGCCCAAAAGTTATTCTTTGAATATGTTTAAGGACTTTGTTCCTATGTGTGTTTTCTCCGAGACAAGTCAAG GTGGTAAGGTTGCAGTAGCTGGAAAAGTGGAACACAAGTTTGACATGAAGCCTCACGGCGAAAACCTTGAAGAGTATGGCAAATTATGTCGTGAGAGGACGAATAAGTCCATGATTAGAAATAGACAAATACAG GTGATTGACAATGATCGTGGAGTGCATATGAGACCCATGCCTGGGATGATTGGCTTTATTACATCTAATTCCAAG GATAAAAAGAGAACAGCTCCAGTGAAACAATCAGAAATGAAAAGAACTAGAAGAGATCGTGGGGAACTGGAGGATATAATGTTCAAGTTATTTGAAAGACAACCAAACTGGGCTTTGAAGCAGCTTGTTCAAGAGACTGATCAACCTGCG CAATTTTTGAAAGAGATACTAAATGAGCTGTGTGTGTACAATAAAAGGGGAACTAACCAAGGAACTTATGAGCTTAAGCCAGAATACAAGAAATCCGTTGAGGATTCAAATGCCGAATGa
- the LOC133029991 gene encoding protein CLMP1, with amino-acid sequence MGKSGGRKKKGGSNQVSGDNVSTPIANGAVDLDSSIFLKRAHELKEEGNKRFQNKDYVGALEQYDNALKLTPKNHPDRAVFHGNRAACLMQMKPIDYEIVIAECSMALQVQPRYVRALLRRARAFEAIGKHEMAMQDVQLLLGVEPNHRDALDIAQRLRTALGPRQEAQQDLQSRPSPAALGASAVRGAPIAGLGPCLPTRPVQKKTTTLTGLSAASTNNKADKSQTILSAENGAESKTQLPKLQLKPSSNSTKPHSLGNQKEPSSSSSVSFSSHGQFLDAAVQCRPLKLVYDHDIRLAQMPVNCGFRVLREVVTKRFPSSKSVLIKYKDSDGDLVTITSTDELRLAESCADNHVLKDSGTDKIDSVGMLRLHIVEVSPEQEPPLLEEEEEKPSENEVKGDESGSHSSLGESLLEAVDSVADKTDKEVPKEKPAPSEIPEGKELEMDDWLFEFAQLFRTHVGIDPDAHIDLHELGMELCSEALEETVTSEEAQSLFDKAASKFQEVAALAFFNWGNVHMCAARKRIPLDEAAGKEVVTTQLQTAYDWVKEKYSLAREKYEEALSIKPDFYEGLLALGQQHFEMAKLHWSFAVAKKIDLASWDSSETLKLFDSAEEKMKVATEMWEKLEEQREKELKDPNAVKREEFLKRRKKQGGNESESSGVVGQVEISAEEAAEQAAVMRSQIHLFWGNMLFERSQVECKLGMGGWKKNLDAAVERFKLAGASETDISMVLKNHCSNVDSAEEGKKVHPLNGVDEPKNNEDNNQAS; translated from the exons ATGGGGAAATCTGGGGGAAGGAAGAAAAAGGGTGGTTCGAACCAAGTTTCTGGGGATAACGTTTCAACCCCTATTGCTAATGGTGCTGTGGATTTGGATTCTTCCATATTTTTGAAGAGGGCCCATGAGCTTAAAGAGGAAGGGAACAAGAGGTTTCAGAATAAGGATTATGTGGGTGCTCTTGAGCAGTATGATAATGCCCTTAAGCTCACACCGAAAAATCACCCAGATAGGGCAGTCTTTCATGGCAATAGAGCGGCTTGTCTTATGCAAATGAAGCCTATAGATTATGAAATTGTGATTGCTGAATGTTCTATGGCGCTTCAGGTTCAGCCAAGGTATGTCAGGGCCCTTCTTAGGAGGGCTAGGGCATTTGAGGCTATTGGGAAGCATGAAATGGCTATGCAGGATGTGCAGTTGTTGTTGGGGGTTGAACCGAATCATCGAGATGCCTTGGATATTGCTCAGCGGCTGCGGACAGCACTAGGGCCTCGTCAAGAGGCACAGCAAGACCTTCAGAGTCGCCCTTCCCCTGCCGCGCTTGGAGCATCTGCTGTCCGTGGTGCTCCAATTGCTGGGTTAGGACCGTGTCTACCAACCCGACCAGTGCAAAAGAAGACAACTACTTTGACAGGGCTATCTGCTGCTTCTACAAACAACAAAGCTGACAAGTCTCAGACAATTCTTTCAGCTGAGAATGGTGCTGAGTCCAAAACACAGTTACCAAAACTTCAATTGAAGCCGTCAAGCAATTCAACAAAACCTCACAGTTTAGGTAATCAAAAGGAACcatcatcttcttcctctgtGTCATTTTCATCTCATGGGCAGTTTTTGGATGCAGCAGTCCAATGTAGACCATTGAAGCTTGTTTATGATCATGACATAAGGCTTGCCCAAATGCCTGTTAATTGTGGTTTCAGAGTATTGAGGGAAGTAGTGACCAAACGCTTTCCTTCGTCAAAGTCAGTCTTGATCAAGTACAAGGATAGTGATGGGGACTTGGTGACTATAACCTCTACAGATGAACTTAGGTTGGCCGAGTCTTGTGCTGATAACCATGTTCTAAAAGATTCTGGAACTGACAAAATTGATTCAGTTGGGATGTTGAGGCTGCATATTGTGGAGGTAAGTCCTGAACAAGAGCCACCTCTTctggaagaagaagaggagaaaCCTTCCGAAAATGAGGTTAAGGGTGATGAAAGTGGATCTCATTCCTCGCTTGGTGAATCTTTGTTGGAAGCTGTTGATTCTGTAGCTGATAAGACAGATAAAGAAGTTCCAAAAGAGAAACCAGCACCTTCAGAAATTCCCGAGGGAAAGGAACTTGAAATGGATGATTGGCTGTTTGAGTTTGCTCAACTTTTCCGCACCCATGTTGGTATTGACCCTGATGCTCATATTGACTTGCATGAGCTTGGAATGGAGCTGTGTTCAGAGGCACTTGAGGAGACAGTAACTAGTGAAGAGGCTCAAAGTCTTTTTGATAAGGCAGCCTCAAAGTTCCAGGAGGTGGCTGCGTTGGCTTTTTTCAATTGGGGAAATGTTCATATGTGTGCAGCTAGGAAACGAATTCCTTTAGATGAAGCTGCTGGAAAAGAAGTAGTGACCACCCAACTTCAAACAGCTTATGACTGGGttaaggaaaaatattctttagCCAGGGAGAAATATGAAGAAGCACTCTCCATTAAGCCGGACTTTTACGAGGGATTATTGGCACTGGGACAACAACATTTTGAAATGGCTAAACTTCATTGGTCTTTTGCAGTTGCTAAGAAAATAGATCTTGCAAGTTGGGATTCTTCAGAAACATTGAAACTGTTTGACAGTGCAGAAGAGAAGATGAAAGTTGCCACTGAGATGTGGGAGAAGTTGGAGGAGCAGAGAGAAAAAGAACTCAAGGATCCAAATGCAGTCAAGAGGGAAGAATTCCTGAAAAGAAGGAAAAAACAAGGTGGAAATGAAAGTGAGTCCTCTGGAGTAGTTGGTCAGGTTGAGATTTCAGCTGAGGAAGCAGCGGAACAAGCAGCGGTGATGAGATCACAAATTCATTTATTCTGGGGAAATATGCTTTTTGAACGATCCCAAGTAGAGTGTAAACTAGGAATGGGTGGTTGGAAGAAGAACCTGGATGCTGCAGTTGAGCGGTTTAAACTTGCTGGAGCTTCAGAGACAGATATTTCAATGGTTCTGAAGAACCATTGCTCCAATGTTGATTCAGCTGAAGAAGGCAAGAAGGTGCATCCTCTAAATGGTGTCGATGAACCCAAAAATAACGAGGACAACAATCAG GCAAGCTAA
- the LOC133029992 gene encoding alkane hydroxylase MAH1-like, which produces MAMVILLLVFVTVVIFHHWWRNRNAILTNWPMLGMLPGLMYNTPRLHEFMTELMTKSGGAFEFKGPLFSGMDFILTSHPSNLQHMYTTKFSNYPKGEEFREVLDLIGDGILNVDSELWRLQRKMFQLWTRTHANFDSFVATTLHRKVVDYLIPFLNHASDTKIEVDIQDTLQRMITFDNAILFIFGLDLTAYSFKSPKHEYQKAFNDMQEAAIHRHIVPKCLWKLQRWLNIGIERRVSIANQIFDEFIYQCISLKREQIMSQSKNHDLGLLSIYMKEKEKPYSDKFLRDVAFSFLAAARDTLNVGLCWFFWFVATHPNIETKIINEMKEKLGTNYNNLDYDYYKSEEVMSKLVYLQATIYETFRLYPSVPFNHRTSTKEDVFPSGQRVKANQMVLTCAYATGRMEEVWGKDCLEFKPERWISEKGEFVFVPSHKFPAFHVGPRTCLGKDMALVQMKVMALTLLKNYRFHVVEGHHVCPRISATISMKYGLKIRVSKRS; this is translated from the exons ATGGCTATGGTAATACTCCTCCTTGTATTTGTTACTGTTGTAATTTTCCACCATTGGTGGAGAAATAGAAATGCAATACTTACAAATTGGCCAATGTTGGGGATGTTACCTGGGCTGATGTATAATACTCCAAGGCTACATGAGTTTATGACTGAGCTAATGACCAAAAGTGGGGGAGCATTTGAGTTCAAAGGCCCATTGTTTAGTGGCATGGATTTCATCCTAACATCTCATCCTTCGAATCTTCAACACATGTACACAACTAAATTCTCCAACTATCCCAAAGGGGAAGAATTCAGAGAGGTTCTTGATCTTATTGGTGATGGAATTTTGAATGTTGATTCTGAGTTGTGGAGACTTCAAAGGAAAATGTTTCAGCTTTGGACAAGAACACATGCTAATTTTGATTCATTTGTTGCAACAACTCTTCATCGAAAGGTCGTTGATTACTTAATCCCATTTCTCAATCATGCTAGTGATACCAAAATTGAG GTTGATATACAAGACACATTACAAAGAATGATCACATTCGATAATGCAATTCTATTCATTTTCGGGTTAGATCTTACTGCTTATTCATTTAAATCTCCCAAACACGAATATCAAAAGGCATTTAATGATATGCAAGAGGCAGCAATTCACCGACACATAGTACCAAAATGTCTTTGGAAATTACAAAGATGGTTAAACATAGGAATCGAGAGAAGGGTTTCAATTGCAAATCAAATCTTTGATGAATTCATATACCAATGCATCTCACTAAAACGAGAACAAATAATGAGCCAAAGCAAAAACCATGATTTGGGTTTGTTATCAATTTAcatgaaagaaaaagaaaagccatATTCAGATAAGTTTCTTAGAGATGTTGCATTTAGTTTCTTGGCAGCTGCTAGGGACACATTGAATGTTGGGTTGTGTTGGTTCTTTTGGTTTGTGGCCACTCATCCTAATATAGAGACCAAAATTATCAATGAAATGAAAGAAAAGTTGGGAACTAACTATAATAATTTAGATTATGATTATTATAAAAGTGAAGAGGTGATGAGTAAGTTGGTGTATTTACAAGCAACAATATATGAAACCTTTAGACTTTATCCATCGGTGCCTTTCAACCATAGAACTTCAACTAAAGAAGATGTTTTTCCGAGTGGTCAACGAGTGAAGGCGAATCAAATGGTGTTGACTTGTGCTTACGCAACGGGGAGAATGGAAGAGGTTTGGGGAAAAGATTGTTTAGAGTTTAAGCCAGAGAGATGGATTTCGGAGAAAGGTGAGTTTGTGTTTGTGCCATCTCATAAGTTTCCAGCCTTTCATGTTGGACCAAGGACTTGTTTAGGTAAAGACATGGCTTTGGTTCAGATGAAAGTCATGGCCCTAACTCTTCTTAAAAATTATCGTTTTCATGTTGTGGAAGGACATCATGTGTGCCCTAGGATTTCAGCCACCATTAGCATGAAATATGGACTCAAAATTAGGGTTTCCAAAAGATCTTGA
- the LOC115700837 gene encoding alkane hydroxylase MAH1 has protein sequence MGLVVVGVFMIIVIVIIHEYWWGNRKAIVPKWPILGMLPRLVCKFPCLHEYATHVLGQSGGTFEFKGPLFSGMDIIATSDPLNFQHITTTHFTNYPKGQASRDIFHDVLGDGIINSDFDLWKFQRRMFQLSTRQHTFNFHSFVAKSLHQHLLNHFLPFLHHATQTQIQVDLQEALQQMVTFDNAILLIFGLDLSSYKFKYSKAEYLNAFNEMEEVAIHRHILPKLYWKLQKLLQIGTEKRLRIARRKFDEFLFQCISLKREQMSLTDDDENDEEGNNNNLGLLAIYMKEKSFSNEFLKDVAINLLAAAKDTLTTGLSWFFWIVATHPNIEAKILGEMKEKLGCNNNNNNNGYYKIEELSKLVYLQATIYETFRLYPPVPFNHRTSIKEDVLPSGHHVKPNQMVFMSFYSSGRMEQVWGKDCLEFKPERWINCEQGNNKFVFVPSHKFPSFYIGPRTCLGKDIALIQMKVLAVNVLKNYCFHVVEGHSVCPNLTFTFSMKYGLKIRVSKRCF, from the exons ATGGGTTTGGTTGTAGTTGGTGtttttatgattattgttaTAGTGATTATTCATGAATATTGGTGGGGAAATAGAAAGGCAATAGTTCCTAAGTGGCCGATATTGGGGATGCTGCCGAGGCTGGTGTGTAAATTCCCATGCCTTCATGAGTATGCAACCCATGTTTTGGGCCAAAGTGGAGGAACATTTGAGTTCAAAGGGCCTTTGTTTAGTGGCATGGATATCATTGCCACATCTGATCCTTTGAATTTTCAACACATCACAACCACTCACTTCACCAATTATCCAAAAGGACAAGCCTCTAGGGATATCTTtcatgatgttcttggagatggaattatcaattctgattttgATCTTTGGAAGTTTCAAAGGAGAATGTTTCAGCTCTCCACTCGACAACATACTTTTAATTTTCACTCTTTTGTTGCAAAATCTCTCCATCAACATCTCCTCAATCACTTTCTTCCATTTCTTCATCATGCCACTCAAACCCAAATTCAG GTTGATCTACAAGAAGCATTACAACAAATGGTCACATTCGATAATGCAATTCTATTAATTTTTGGGCTAGATCTTTCTTCTTACAAATTTAAGTACTCTAAAGCTGAATACCTAAATGCATTTAATGAGATGGAAGAGGTTGCAATTCATCGACATATTTTACCAAAACTCTATTGGAAGCTGCAAAAATTGTTACAAATTGGAACTGAAAAAAGGCTAAGAATAGCACGTCGAAAATTCGACGAATTCTTATTCCAATGCATCTCACTAAAACGAGAACAAATGAGTCTCAcagatgatgatgaaaatgatgaagaaggtaataataataatttgggGTTGTTAGCAATTTATATGAAAGAAAAGTCATTTTCTAACGAGTTTCTCAAAGATGTTGCAATCAATTTATTAGCAGCGGCTAAGGATACCTTAACAACTGGACTGAGTTGGTTTTTTTGGATCGTAGCAACTCATCCTAATATCGAAGCCAAAATTCTTGGAGAAATGAAAGAAAAGTTAggatgtaataataataataataacaatggtTATTACAAAATTGAGGAGTTGAGTAAGTTGGTGTATTTACAAGCAACAATATACGAAACATTTAGACTATATCCACCAGTACCTTTTAATCATAGAACATCAATTAAAGAAGATGTTCTTCCAAGTGGTCACCATGTAAAACCAAATCAAATGGTGTTCATGTCTTTTTACTCATCGGGGAGAATGGAACAAGTTTGGGGAAAAGATTGCTTGGAGTTCAAGCCAGAGAGATGGATTAATTGTGAGCAAGGTAATAATAAGTTTGTTTTTGTACCATCTCACAAGTTTCCATCTTTTTACATTGGTCCAAGGACTTGTTTGGGTAAAGATATTGCTTTGATTCAAATGAAAGTTTTGGCAGTTAATGTTcttaaaaattattgttttcaTGTTGTGGAAGGACATTCGGTATGCCCTAATTTGACTTTCACTTTTAGCATGAAATATGGACTCAAAATTAGGGTTTCTAAAAGATGTTTTTGA